The following is a genomic window from Candidatus Nitrosocosmicus arcticus.
TTGGTACCACTTCATCCTATTCTTCAATTAACAACTATTTCCTTTGTAATCTAGATGATCAAGACATGTTTTGTTGTGAAGTTATAGGTTCATTTAGACCATTTTTTATGGTTGATTGTATCTTGAATTCATCTCCAACCCGAACCTCTTGAGGAATGGTCTTCAAATCGGTTAATTCCATCTCTCCGTTGATACGTCCTTCAGATGGACCAACGATGACTGTAAGGTTTTCATTCGAAGTAGATTCAACTGGTGAAGATTGTTCTTCCAATGAAGGCTCCTCTGATAACATGATTGGGGATTCTTCATTAAATCCTTGTTCTGGAGTGTTTTCGTTGTTATCTAGTTCGTTATCATGAGGCAGAGCGGTTTGGAGGTCTTCATTAAATTCAAACTGTTGTAAACCGCTGGTTAGATTTTCCTGTGCGAAAATATAGTTTAGTATGTTCACACCGTAAATCTGGAAGTTTGGAGAAAAAGATATGATCATTATTGTACCTGACAAAGTTACTAAGGTAACCGAGATTTCAATATATTATACGAGGCCCCTTTATAACAGTTTATTGCTTCAGTAGTCAACATAGGATTAATAACCATTAGTACAAATTATACATATTTTTCATTTCATTTACCACTTAAATAACGCTTTATTTTCTTGCTACCGTCAAGAGGTAACCCAGCCTTATACCATTTTCTACAACATATGGATTTATTGCGCGTAAGAAATCGTCTCTAAACAAATTGATTTGATTAGCACTATCTGGATTCTTTAATATTTGAATAGTTTTAAGTAATGGACCATATTTTGTACTCATAAACTCCCAAAAGTGATTTAGACTAAGCATCGGAAATATTGTTGTTCCTCTTTCAAAATAGATGTCTGACAATTCATCTAATCTCTCTTTTATGACTTCTGGAATTCCCCACAGTATTGGCGATGGTGGTGCATTGGGGTTTTTTGGCAAATATTTACTGTTTACTCTAAATATCGATCCAATGGCCAATTCGGGCGGCCATGTTGCGAATCCTATTCTACCACCTTTCTTTGTTACACGAATCATTTCTTTGCTAACAAGATCAGGTTGGGGTGCAAACATGTGTCCAAAGCTTGAAAGGACCACATCAAAGGATTCATCTTCAAATGGTAGGTTCTGGGCATCCCCCTCCTTCCAAGTTATTCCATCCACCTGTGCAATTTGCGCTTCTTCTGCTGCCAATGCTAAGAGATCGGATGTGATATCAATTCCAGTTGTATTTGCACCCTTTCTCCCAGCGGTAATTGCAGTGTTACCATTGCCACATGCTATATCCAGAACTAATGCATCTTGTTGAATATCCATTAACTGGACCAAGTGAGCAGAAATGGGTGAAAGCATTGTAGATATACTACGGTAATCCCCTAGTTCCCATACATTCTCGGCTTTTGGTTTCATGGAGTTTTCTTTTTCACTTTCACTCTCTTTATTTAGTTGATTCATATTGTGATATCACGATATCACATAATAAATAGTTTTCTGTATCTGATATCGTGATATCACTTATATTGAACGGGAAGTATAATAACAACATGACGCGTAATTTGATAGTTCGAGGCTTTGACGACGAGATTCATTCTCAATTAGGTGATCAATCAAAAAGGAAGGGGGTATCAATAAACTCGATTGTGAAGGACGCCGTAGATCAATGGTTGAAAAGACAAAATGAAATCCCAAAAAGACATCATCTGCTCCTCTATGATAACCAAGAGTCTATCCAACGTCTCATTAAGTCATTAGATAAAATGACTCGAGATGATGAATGGTTCAAGTGTTTTGTTCGTTCTTCAAATACTTCAATTACAGATTTATTAGAAAAACTAGAATGGTTTGATGGAACAATAGTGCCGTACAAACCATCTCAACAAGATAAAATGAAGCACATTAAGCAAATATTGCAAAACATCTCTCAACATTCTAATGAAAAGGAGATTTGCTTAGTAGACTTTCTTGTCAACGATATTGCATCTTCTTCGATTACTGAAGCAATTCATCTTGAAAAGGAATATGACAAAAATAGATTAGAGGGTCTGGTATTTTGTGCATATGAGATGAATAATCTTTTCAATGCATCCACATCAGAAATGATAGAGATGTTTGAATCACATGATCAGGTCTTTATTCTCAACAATGATCAAATATTCAAATTACATTTGACTAAGGAAAATATACATAAACTATTTTTAAGTTGATGGTAAGATTACGCGTACAGTAAACAATGAACAAGTTTTAAAATTAATATGTGAGAATCAAGAAAGAAAGATCTGGTCTAGTAGAGATCAAGTTCCTTCATTCTCCTTGTATTAGGGTAGCTTTTTACAAATCATATTAATTCTGTGGGATTAAATTCTCTATGGTATAGTGGATCGGTAGGATTTGGTTGAAAATTTAATTATATATGAATTCATGGCATCATGGATGAGAAATCACAAAAAATATTATAAGTAGCAGATATATCTAATCAAACAGACAATGGTTTAGGAGTCAAGGTATTTAGTCTCAAGATAGGTAACAAAGTAATCCGGGTTATAACCTTCATTCAGGCTTTTATCAAGGAGCACTCGGGGGGCATAAGCAGACCCATATTGGTGTATTTTTAATCGTAACCACTCTCTGATAGGATTAAAATTACCCCTCTTGATGTCTTCCTCGTAGTCCTCCAGGTCTTTACGCATCTTTGAAGCAATGATCGCTGAAACCAAGTTTCCCAGAGTGTAAGTTGGGAAATAGCCAAACAGGCCACTGCTCCAATGTGTATCTTGAAGCACTCCCTGTGAATCCTTAGTTGGCCTCACCCCAAGCAGCTGCTCCATCCTATCGTTCCAGAATTCAGGAATCTCAGATACACTGAGCTCATCTCCAAATATTTTCTTCTCTATCTCATATCTTATTGCTATATGTAAATTGTAAGTAACCTCATCGGCGTCAACTCGTATATAATCAGCCTTGACATTATTGAAATAAAGGTACAATTCGTCATCTGTAGTTTGTTTTGTGAAAGGTATTTGTTTTCTAATCAAGGGAGCTATCAATTGAACAAAAGGTAAACTTCGGCACACAATGTTCTCCCAAAACCTCGACTGAGATTCATGAAGTCCAAGTGAAGATCCGCCTTCAATGGGAGAAAAGGACAATGATTGATCGCATTGTAGATTATACAAAGCATGACCAGCTTCATGAATGGTACTGAATATCGACTTTTTGAAATCAATCCCTTCATACCGAGTAGTAATTCGGATATCATTGAGGCCCATAGTCTCGGTGAAAGGATGAGTGGATATATCCATTCTGAAACGTTTCATGTTGTATTGCAGAAGAGTCAAAATATCATGATTGAGATCATCCACTTTTTTAATATCATACTTTGATTTTCCAAGTTTGTTCTCTTTGCAGAAGGGGCTGCCTGAATCTACGAGTTTTTTCAGAAGCTTTTGAATACGCGGAGTCAATACACTAAATACTTTATCCAAGTCATCTACGGTAAGCTGTTCTTCGAATGTATCTAAGTGTGCATTATATGGATGCTTTTCATAACCTCTCATCGCAGCGATTT
Proteins encoded in this region:
- a CDS encoding plasmid partition protein ParG; this encodes MTRNLIVRGFDDEIHSQLGDQSKRKGVSINSIVKDAVDQWLKRQNEIPKRHHLLLYDNQESIQRLIKSLDKMTRDDEWFKCFVRSSNTSITDLLEKLEWFDGTIVPYKPSQQDKMKHIKQILQNISQHSNEKEICLVDFLVNDIASSSITEAIHLEKEYDKNRLEGLVFCAYEMNNLFNASTSEMIEMFESHDQVFILNNDQIFKLHLTKENIHKLFLS
- a CDS encoding class I SAM-dependent methyltransferase yields the protein MNQLNKESESEKENSMKPKAENVWELGDYRSISTMLSPISAHLVQLMDIQQDALVLDIACGNGNTAITAGRKGANTTGIDITSDLLALAAEEAQIAQVDGITWKEGDAQNLPFEDESFDVVLSSFGHMFAPQPDLVSKEMIRVTKKGGRIGFATWPPELAIGSIFRVNSKYLPKNPNAPPSPILWGIPEVIKERLDELSDIYFERGTTIFPMLSLNHFWEFMSTKYGPLLKTIQILKNPDSANQINLFRDDFLRAINPYVVENGIRLGYLLTVARK
- a CDS encoding carboxypeptidase M32, whose amino-acid sequence is MRCENQVINQILDAYRPMWSLKHAISLMGWDFETYMPREGTEERGVADSQLHMLNKDLLLNKDFIGLVESAKKLGSLGDLEKGILRVLDREITKEIKIPKELTEAESLVRIRGNMAWREARAKSDFKMYESHLKNMIEIKKQIAAMRGYEKHPYNAHLDTFEEQLTVDDLDKVFSVLTPRIQKLLKKLVDSGSPFCKENKLGKSKYDIKKVDDLNHDILTLLQYNMKRFRMDISTHPFTETMGLNDIRITTRYEGIDFKKSIFSTIHEAGHALYNLQCDQSLSFSPIEGGSSLGLHESQSRFWENIVCRSLPFVQLIAPLIRKQIPFTKQTTDDELYLYFNNVKADYIRVDADEVTYNLHIAIRYEIEKKIFGDELSVSEIPEFWNDRMEQLLGVRPTKDSQGVLQDTHWSSGLFGYFPTYTLGNLVSAIIASKMRKDLEDYEEDIKRGNFNPIREWLRLKIHQYGSAYAPRVLLDKSLNEGYNPDYFVTYLETKYLDS